From Terriglobales bacterium:
GGCAATCTGCGTGGCGCGTTGGATGGCGACGATGTTTCGCGCCCCACCCGACGGATTTCCGACCTGCCGCTGGTACTCGTGGTAGCCGTACTCGAACACCGCCACCAGCGGGCTGGGACGAAACTGCTCGGCCAGGGCCGCCATGTCGGAGAGACGCGCCACCCGGCGGAATGCCTTCACGAAGCGCGCGCTCTGCACCCGCGCCCGGCTGAACAGGCTCCACTTGGAGATCATGATCGCCCAGGAGAAGATGCTGAAGATGAGCAGGATGACCAGCACCGCCTTGGCCACCGGCCCGCTGGCGGCAATCAGGTTGACGATCTCACCGCCCACCACGACCGCCGGAAAAGATAAGAGAGATAAGGACGCCAAAACATTTCCCACGTTCCGCACCGTAGCATAGGGCTTCGATAGGGTCAACGGAACTCGGACGCACAGAAGGATCCACGCGTTAATGCAGGCCGTCGACACTGCCTTCGCCCGGGCTTTACACTTGGGTTACGCCCGCGCGGATTTTCTGCCCCGCGGCCGCATACTCGATGTATCGGAGCCGGCCCCTCTAAATGAAGAAACTGCTGCCCCGCGCCTTGATGGTTCTGGGATTCCTGTTCGCCGCTGCGCAGATGATCCGGCCCGAGCGCACCAATCCCGCGAGAGATCCTGCGCGCGCGGTCCATGCGCACCTCGCCGTGCCGGCGGAGGTCTCGGCGGTGTTCGAACGCGCCTGCCGCGACTGCCACTCCAACCAGACGCGCTGGCCGTGGTACAGCTACGTGGCGCCTGTCTCCTGGCTGGTGATTGACGACGTCAATCACGGCCGCAGTCATCTGAATCTCTCCGAGTGGGCCGCCTATGACCTCAAGAAGGCCGACAAGATCCTCGATGAGATCTGCGAGGAGATTTCCGAGGACGGCATGCCCCTGCGCTCCTATCGCTGGATGCACCCTGAGGCTCGGCTCACTGACGCCGACGTGCGCCTGCTCTGCGATTGGAGCCGCGAACAGCGCCAGCGCCTCGCCGAATCCTTGGTGCAACCTCCCGCGAAGACGGAAACTTCTCTGACGGCCGACTAGGGCTGTGGAATTTCGCCGCGGACTTCCGTGCTATCCTGCGCGCAGATCCAGGGTCCACCCCGGTGCTGGTCGAACTGCGCGTCGAAAATTACGCTCTCATCGAGCATGTCGAAGTCGAGTTCGGTCGCGGACTGAATCTGTTGACCGGCGAGACCGGCGCCGGCAAGTCCATCCTCATTGACGCTCTGGCGCTGCTCTTGGGGGAGAAGGCTTCGAGCGATCTCGTGCGCCATGGTTCCGAGCGTGCCACCGTGAGCGCCGTCTTCGAGGTGGAAGCCGCCGCGGTCGCCGGGGTGCTCGACGCCAACGGAATCGATGCCACAGCCGGCGAGATCATCGTTCGCCGGGAAATCGCAGCTTCCGGCAAGGGACGCGCCTTCGTCAACAACCAACCAGCCACGCTTGCCGTGCTCCGTCTGCTTGCCGCGCACCTCGCCACCGTACACGCCCAGAACGAATCCATCCTGGCGTTTGACGCCGGCGAGCGGCTCCGCCTGCTCGACAGCTTCGCGAGCATCGACTCCACGGCGGTTTCGGAAGCTTTCCGGCGCTGGAAGTCGCTGCACGAGCGTATCGCCGAGCTCGACCGCAACGAGCAGGACCGGCTGCGACTGGTGGATTTGTGGAGTTTTCAGAAGAAGGAGATTGAATCGGCAAAGCTGGAGCCGGGTGAAGACCGCCGTCTGGAGGCAGAGAAGCGTCTGCTGGCAGATGCGGAAAAGGTACGCGCGGCAGCTTGGCACGCCTACGAGCTCCTCTACGAGGGAGAGGGATCGGCAGCGGCATCGCTGCGCGCGGCGGCGCGCCGCGTCGAAGAGCTGGCGGGATACGACGAAGGCACCTTCCGTGAGGACTTGGCGGCGCTGGAAAGCGCGCGCATTGCCGCCGAGGACTCAGGCGTCAAGTTGCGCGACTTCGCCGAACGCATCCAGGCCTCTCCCGCGCGCCTGGCTGAGGTCGAAGACCGCCTGGCCTTGCTCGACCGTCTGAAACGCAAGTACGGAGACACGGTAGACGCGGTCATCGCCTTCGGCGCCGATGTCGCCCGCAAGCTCGACGAGGTCGAGAATCGCGACGACCTCTTGCGGCGGCTGCGTCAGCAACTGGGCGAGGCCGCGCGGGCCTACCAGGGCGCGGCCGAGAAGATTTCGGGAATGCGCACAGAAGCGGCTCGCCGCCTGGAGAAGCAGGTGGAAGCTGAATTGAACGAGTTGGCCATGAAAGCGCGTTTTCAGGTTGCGCTCCAGCCCCATGCGGAGGAAGCCCATTGGACTGCCGGCGGCTTCGACCAGGTCGATTACCTGTTCGCCGCCAACCCGGGCGAGCCGCTGGGCCCGGTGGAGAGAATCGCCTCGGGGGGAGAACTTTCCCGTGTGATGCTGGCCCTCAAGGCTACGGTAGAAACCAGCAGAGAGCCTGGTTCGAAGAAAGCGACAACCAGGAACCGAGAGTTGGAGATCGCACACAGGACCCTCATCTTCGACGAGATCGACACCGGCATCGGTGGCCGGGCGGCGGAGGCGGTTGGCCGCAAGCTGAAGGCGCTGGCCCGCGGCAACCAGGTGCTGTGCATCACCCACCTACCGCAGATCGCCGCCTTCGCCGACCATCACTATGTGGTGGAGAAGCTGGAGGCCGGCGGGCGCACCCGCACCCACATCCGGCGCCTCTCCGAGGCCGAGCGTACCGAGGAGCTGGCGCGCATGCTGAGCGGCGCCCGGCTGACCGAAACCTCCCGCCGCCACGCCCAGCAGTTGCTCAAGGCCAACCCCTGAATCCATTCGCCCTTCGGGGCATCCCATCGGATGCTAATTCCTGCTGCTCGTGTGGTTTACAGTGGGGATACCGGTGCCCGCGGAGTTATCCTCAAACTTCCGGAATGCTCCCGGCCCGCTTATACTGGTTGAGAACTCGATGACGGTCGCTCAGGCGGAAAAGACGCTGCTCCTGCTGAAGCCACGCGGTTTCTGCGCCGGTGTAGTCCGGGCCATCGACATCGTGCGTATTGCGCTCGATACCTTCGGCCCGCCCATCTACGTGCGCAAGGAGATTGTCCACAACCGCTACGTGGTGGAGGATTTGGCCGCCAAGGGCGCCATCTTCGTTGACAGCGTGGAGGAAGTCCCTGACGGCGAGCGCGTCATTTACAGCGCCCACGGTGTCTCGCCCGAGGTGCGGGAAGCCAGCGAGCGCCGCCGTCTGCGGGTGATCGACGCCACCTGCCCGCTGGTCACCAAGGTGCACGTCGAGGCGGTCAAGTATGCCACCGAAGGCTACTCGATTATCCTCATCGGCCACCGTGACCATGATGAAGTGATCGGGACGCTGGGCGAGGCTCCGCTGGTGACGGAAGTGGTGAGCACGCCGGAGGAAGTCGAGGCGCTCACGGTGCCAGACCCGAACCGCGTCGCCTACATCACCCAGACCACGCTCAGCCTGGATGAGACCCGCGGCATCATTGAAGCCTTGGAGCGCAAGTTCCCCAAGATCAAGGGCCCGGCGGCGCAGGACATCTGCTATGCCACGGAGAACCGGCAGCTCGCGGTGAAGCACGTCGCCGGCGATGCCGACTTGCTGCTGGTGGTAGGGTCGGATAACAGCTCGAACTCGAACCGCCTGGTGGAGGTCGCCGGGCTGCTGGGCGCTCGTGCCCACCTTATCGAGAACTATCGCGCCATCCAGCCAGAATGGCTGGACGGTGTGAAGAACCTGGCCCTGACGGCCGGCGCGTCGGCTCCGGAGTGCCTGGTGGAAGAAGTGGTCACCTTCCTGGCCAGCGCCGGGTTCACCAACGTGCAGGAAGTGGAAGTCATGCCGGAGAACGTGCGCTTTGGCCTGCCTCCGGAGATCGTGCAGGCGATCGCGGCCGCTCCCTCTGCCGCGGCCGCAAAATGAGCAGCATGGAAAACTCGCAGTCTGCCGGGCGCCCTCCGGCGCCCGGAGCCCCGACCCAAGCCAAGCTGGACGACATCCTCAGCCGGGTGGCTGCGGCCCGCGACGCGGCCCGAAAGTTCCTGTTCTCTATTCAGCACGAGGAGGGCTACTGGTGTGGCGAACTCGAGGCGGATACCACCCTCGAGTCCGACTACATCCTGCTGCAC
This genomic window contains:
- the tolQ gene encoding protein TolQ, giving the protein MGGEIVNLIAASGPVAKAVLVILLIFSIFSWAIMISKWSLFSRARVQSARFVKAFRRVARLSDMAALAEQFRPSPLVAVFEYGYHEYQRQVGNPSGGARNIVAIQRATQIAASEELTRLERRLPWLATTGAVTPFIGLFGTVWGIIDAFHSLGTSGAATLRAVAPGISEALIATAAGLFAAIPAVIGYNQLTHSIREFAARMDDFALEFLNAAERPPAEPRG
- a CDS encoding heme-binding domain-containing protein; translated protein: MKKLLPRALMVLGFLFAAAQMIRPERTNPARDPARAVHAHLAVPAEVSAVFERACRDCHSNQTRWPWYSYVAPVSWLVIDDVNHGRSHLNLSEWAAYDLKKADKILDEICEEISEDGMPLRSYRWMHPEARLTDADVRLLCDWSREQRQRLAESLVQPPAKTETSLTAD
- the recN gene encoding DNA repair protein RecN → MLVELRVENYALIEHVEVEFGRGLNLLTGETGAGKSILIDALALLLGEKASSDLVRHGSERATVSAVFEVEAAAVAGVLDANGIDATAGEIIVRREIAASGKGRAFVNNQPATLAVLRLLAAHLATVHAQNESILAFDAGERLRLLDSFASIDSTAVSEAFRRWKSLHERIAELDRNEQDRLRLVDLWSFQKKEIESAKLEPGEDRRLEAEKRLLADAEKVRAAAWHAYELLYEGEGSAAASLRAAARRVEELAGYDEGTFREDLAALESARIAAEDSGVKLRDFAERIQASPARLAEVEDRLALLDRLKRKYGDTVDAVIAFGADVARKLDEVENRDDLLRRLRQQLGEAARAYQGAAEKISGMRTEAARRLEKQVEAELNELAMKARFQVALQPHAEEAHWTAGGFDQVDYLFAANPGEPLGPVERIASGGELSRVMLALKATVETSREPGSKKATTRNRELEIAHRTLIFDEIDTGIGGRAAEAVGRKLKALARGNQVLCITHLPQIAAFADHHYVVEKLEAGGRTRTHIRRLSEAERTEELARMLSGARLTETSRRHAQQLLKANP
- the ispH gene encoding 4-hydroxy-3-methylbut-2-enyl diphosphate reductase; the protein is MTVAQAEKTLLLLKPRGFCAGVVRAIDIVRIALDTFGPPIYVRKEIVHNRYVVEDLAAKGAIFVDSVEEVPDGERVIYSAHGVSPEVREASERRRLRVIDATCPLVTKVHVEAVKYATEGYSIILIGHRDHDEVIGTLGEAPLVTEVVSTPEEVEALTVPDPNRVAYITQTTLSLDETRGIIEALERKFPKIKGPAAQDICYATENRQLAVKHVAGDADLLLVVGSDNSSNSNRLVEVAGLLGARAHLIENYRAIQPEWLDGVKNLALTAGASAPECLVEEVVTFLASAGFTNVQEVEVMPENVRFGLPPEIVQAIAAAPSAAAAK